The Haliaeetus albicilla chromosome 9, bHalAlb1.1, whole genome shotgun sequence genomic sequence GGCAGGCTGAATGGGCACACAAAAATGGCTTGAAACCACATAGTGTTTTAAAAGTATCAAAACCATGCCAGATTTTACAAAAGAGAATATATTCCCTCCACAAAAACGCTGAATAAAGAACATGAACCTTAGTTCATATTCTCCTAGACACATACGTAGTTTTTATATAATCACTTCACTCTGATCCCTCCTCTCAAATTTTCCTAAAAGACCAGATTCCACAACACCAAAGTAACAAGAAatcttcactgttttttttccacagcagatAATTGTAAGtgaattttaatgaaacttAGTACAATTTGAGTATTCCAACTGGAAACCTTCAATTACTAAATCACTGTGCTAGGCATATCTGCACCCACTGCAGTCACAGTCcgttaatttttttatttctgctaatTGCTTGTGCTGTGTACTTTCCCTCCTGCACCCTGAAGACTGAATACTGTCAGATAATCCCAATCAAAAGCATTTGGCCTCTGCTTAGTCACAAAGGACAGAGCACCCGCTAGTGTGGCTACCTTTCTGTAAAACTGTACTTAAAGAAAGATATATACCTTCCATCTTTCAGGCTGTTGACAATGAATCTGTTAACCTGGCAAATACATTGGGCTGATAAGTGTTCCTCTTCCACCAGAGAGTTCAGCTGTGTTGCCAACATGAatgctgcagaaacagaagaaaaacattgaaaCAATGAACACATGCCAGCCTTAAAAGGGGCTGCCATAGCTGGCCACAACTTTTCTAGCCAGCCTAGTGTTGCATTAGATCTACAACTTGCTCAGTTAACTAGCACATAGAAAACAGCATAACTGCTAACAAGTCACCAAACCCGTGCATACGCTATACTGTATTTATTTCCCAAACTTAAGAGTGCAGTGATAGCTAGAATAATCATGTATCAAAGAAGTCAGAGAAAGATTAAGCTAAATTCCTTAAAATTACCGTTACAAAAACATGTATATGTTTCTATATTTTTGTTATACCCTGTAGCAAGTTAATTGCTTGAAGCTCACAAAGAAAGTTCCAGAAGAGAAGGATTTTGTCTAAATGTTAAAATGCAGGTGCACACTTCAGAGGTTGTGCTCCCCAAGCATGCCACATTCTCCTTATTTCATCACTTTACACCTAGACACTAGACCAGAAACTTTAGCACCATTAGTATCTCCAcgcttacaaaaaaaatctcactgtgACTTGCCATACTTACAGGAGAGTGTGTTAACGCCATCACTCATCAACACTCGGTAACGCGGTGGCCCATTTCCTGTAGCAATAGCCCGTGTATTCTATGGGGAAACAACAGATCACTAGTTCTCATTTGTTCAGAAACTCTTCAAAAACATAAGGTGACATCATTAGCAAATGACCTAtctattcagcttttttttttttttttgagcactGCTATCAACAGCATAGCCCAAGtcatgcaaaatgaaattgaaaGTACATCAGCCTTGCTCAGCTCCTCTGCAGAGAAAGTCTGTTTGCCCTCAGAAGCCTGCGCAGAAGCGCACGCAGTCAGGCACAAGAAGTAACGGAGAGTACTCACGATAACTTGCAGCACGGGCTTGGAGACGTACTCCCCCTGCATTAtggcctggagaaaagaaagagaccCTCAGAAAGCTGCCACCACCTCACTCGGGAACGCTTCCAGACCCACAACTGAGGGGGCATTACCGTTGAACGGCCAGAGACACGGGAGGGGAACGGCCGTCACCGCTGAACCCGACCAGGGCCCTCCCAGGACCGGGCCCAGCTCCGGGCCTGGTTTCTCCCCTCAGGACCGGGCCGGACTCGGCGCCCAgctcccttctctcccagcccaggcccCCCCAGTCCCTCGGGCGCCCCGGGCGCGGAGCCCTCACCGCGATGGCCCCCTCGCTCAGCCGCACGCTCATGGTGCTGCGTCTCCCGCCGCTCTCCGCCGCTGCCGCCAAATCCTCCCGCCGCCCAGAGCCGTGCCCACTCCTTCCGGCACGCACTTACGTTAACGCCGCGCGTCACCCGGCCGACGGCGGTACAACGCTCCTATTGGCTGCTCGGCGCCGTACGGCGGAAGCGCTCTCCGGCGCGTCGTGGAGATCCTACTGGGCGCCGCCATCGCGGTACCGGTGATGGCGCTGCCGGTGGAGGAGTGGCGGCTGTACGCCGCCCGGTGCTGGGCCGCGCTGGAGCCGGTGCTGCGGGAGCGGTTGGCGGCGGCGTCGCTGCACGACACGTTGCGCCTGGGCTGCGGCCTCCTCCGGTGAGTGGCGGGGCGGGGGTGGAGCGGAGCGGAGCAGGGCGGTGCGCGGAGCTGACCCCCGTGTCCCGCAGGCCTGAGGCGACGGCGGTTCTGAGGCGGTTGTGCCGCCGGGCGCCCGCGGGCAAGGAGCCGGCGGCCGCGCGCTTCTACCGGGAGGAGGGAAACCGGCTGTTCGGCCGCCGCCATTACGGTACCGCCGTGAGGCTCTACTCGCAGGTAGGTGAGGTGCGGGCAGGCCCGGGACCTCCGTCGGAGGGttcctggggaagggggggcccGCAGCCCCCGCTGAGAGGGTCCCGTTGAGgggtcgtgtccccccccgagGCAGCAGCTCTCTGGTCTCCACAGGCGGCATCCCACGagccccccggcagccccgAGGTGTCCGTTTGCTTCGCCAACCGCTCCGCCGCCCTCTTCCACCTCAGGTGCTTTGAGGTAAGCGGTGGTGGGACCCGCGGCAGCCCGGTGTCGTCGTGTCCCCCCATAGCTTCTGGGTGCCCCCGAGCAAGTCTGCACACCCAGAGGGTGGCCTGAGGCCCAAGAGGGGGAATTGGGGTAAGGAAGAGCCCAAGCACCACCTGAGGTGTTACCGCGCGACGTTTGCGCGCAGGGTTCGGGTGGGTGATTCTGCAAACCCCGCAGTAACGGGTATTGGATTGTTAGGGCAAGAGACTGTGGATCAGGTGTGCTTCCGAAGCTGTGCTTAAAGCATCCGCCGTTACTTAAACTTCCTGAAGGCTTTCCCTCTTGTTCTATGTCAGGAGGCTTTATTTGGCCAACAGATTGGCTATGCAGATGGAATTTGCTGATTAACATAGccttattaaaatattctgcatcTTAGGTGGAATAAAAGAGCATGAGTCTCAGCTGGTTTCCAAGTACATTTAAAAGGCCTTGTCTTTGTTTCTAGGTTTGTTTGGAAGATATTGCCAGGGCTGAAAGTCATGGCTATCCAGACAGGCTGCTGCCCAAGGTCTTGCTGCGGAAGGCTGAATGTCTGCTGTGTTTGGGGAGGTTACAGGATGCAGCAGACGCCCTCAGTGTGGTGGAGAATAAAATTGCTATGGATGGCATCATGACTAGTCCTACACACCAGACACTGCTAAAAAAGTTAAGTCAACTGAAGATTAAAATACATGAGAAAGAGAGCTGTCCAGAGCCTGCACGAGAAACATGTGGTGACATTCAAAGAAAGTCAGAGATCTGGGAAGAGAATGACAGTATTTCAGGCGCATCTTCATCTTTGAGCTTGAATTTTGATAGAGAGAGAGGACGTCACTTGGTGGCCTCCCAGGACATCCTGCCAGGACAGAGCCTGTTGAAAGAGGAGGCCTTTGTAAGCGTGCTCTGCCCAGGGGAGAGCCGCCTTCTGCAGGACAGCAGTGAAACGGTGTGGGATACTCGAGTCACTAATGCAGATCTTTATTGCCACCGTTGTCTGAGGCAGCTCTTAGCCTCAGTGCCTTGCCGTGGGTGCAGTTATGCAAAGTACTGCAGCCAGAGCTGTGCAGACATGGCATGGGAGCAGTACCACAGGACAGAATGCTCCCTGGGAGCACTGCTTCTCACATTAGGGGTCTTCTGCCATGTTGCCTTGAGGACTGTTCTGCTGGCGGGATTTGCAGAGGTTAGCAGGATGGTGGAATGTTCCCATGATGATGACAGGGACCTTCATAACCCTGAGGCAAGATGCAAACATCTCAGTGAGGCACCAGATACAGGAGCTGGTACCAGAAGTATCCCTGGTTGTAATGACAATGGTCAGTACCAGAGTTCTTACCAAGCTGTGTTCAACCTTTTGCACCATGCTGAGAAGCATAGCCCTGAACATAAGTTCCTTTGCATGCTGAGTGCAGTAGCTGTATGCAAACAACTGCAAGAAGCTGGCCTAGAGGCTGCTGTTTTGAATCAGGAATCATCTGAGAAGTGGTCCAAACCAAAGACATGTGAAAAAACATCGGGTGAATTGTCTCTAGAGCTGAAGACTATGGCAGAAGCAATGCTGAGGCATATGTTGCAGCTGCAATGTAATGCACAAGCGATCACTGTAATGCAGGAGTCAGGTAAGATAAATACTTTTAAGCCCTTCTGTGTTGTCCTTGCTCATCTAGCTTGTGTGAAGAGATTGAATTATCAGTTGTAAAAAGCTCCCACTGCAGATGGGAATGACATGCTTAAATTTTAATGGCCTGTCCCATGCTGGCCTGTTCTCTGGTGCACATGTAGAGGGTATTTAGCTATTATTTATTGCAGCAATATACCAGAAACCTTTCTTCTGCTATCTGCAATCGGTCACAGTGCTTGTTGCATAAGTTGCGTGGGTTACTGAGCATTCATTCTCAACCtacttgtttttcctctgtctttagGATCCGGAGATAGTGCTGTTGTAAATAAGAAGCCTGTACGCCTGGCGACAGCCTTATTTCCTGTCCTCAGCCTTCTGAACCATTCGTGCTGTCCCAATATTAGCGTGTTATTTAGTGGGACAGCTGCCACTGTCAGGGCATCACAGCCAATCCCAAGTGGCCAAGAGATTTTCCATTGCTATGGTAAGTATTAACTCTCTGTTTGTCTCAAGGCACAGGCATCCTTTCAGGTCTACTTGGCGTGCTCACTGATTGCTATTAATATCATAATTCCCAGTATAATGTTGCTAGAGTCTTTGTTTATGTATTAGCCTTGATCAAAGTTGTCAATGCAAGATTTTATCTCCTGAGCCCACTGTTACATTTTCAGTCTCCAGTTATGTCCTCTCCAAAAGATGATATATCTAGTCTCAATGATAACAAAGATAGATTTAGTCTGATGTGCCTGTTTAGAGATTTCTACCCTTGCCATCCCTTTGCAGGGCCTCACCGATGTAGAATGAGGGTTGCTGAGAGACAACAGCTTCTCAGTCAGTATTTCTTCGAGTGTCGCTGTCAGGCATGCCTTGATGAGTTAGAGTCTGATGTCAAGAGTGTGGTGTCTATGAGAAACTCATTCTGCTGTCCTAGCTGCCGGGCTCCAGTGCAGGTAGTTCTTCCATAGTTATGATTGTGTAAATTATCGGGATGTGTAGTGTTTGGGTCTCTGGGAAAGTCAAGAGTTAAAGACCTCAGTTCATGATCTCTGCGCAGAAGCAAAAGCCCCTGTAGAGTCAAGACAGTATCTCACTCTTCTTAGCAGCTTTCTTGTGATGTTCTTGTATGTCAGTTTTCCAGCATTATAGGGAAAATAATGCCTTTAACAGCAAGTTAAAATATCTTTGAACTTTACGAATGAACTTTAGAATATGAAGGCTATGGACTAGGGGAAGGGGgatatttatgaaagaaaatggaggCCTGGAGTCTAGAACAGAAAATGTACATACAGGCACTGTATGTAAGAGAGTCACCCTCTCTGCAGTTCACATGATGTAAATGAAACCAGTGTGTAGTGTGGGTTAGATGGGGAGAAGTCAACATAGTGTGTATTTTGTATGGACATTAGTTGTGTACCACATGACCCTGCTTTGGCCTAATCTATAGCTCACACAGTCATAGGTATTCCTGGAAGTTTCTCATAAAATCGAATAAGCTAATAGCAATTTACAAGCAAGTCACTTTGTTTAGTGAATGCAACTGAGAAACAATTTAGCATCTCTATAACACAATACAGAAATAACAGACATGGAAAGTAAGCTTCAAGTTGAATGTGAGCAGGAATGATCACAGGGTTGATTTCCACAGGgggaagaaatgctttcttgTTCAAATGAAGCTTGTGCAATCTCAGTCAGCAGAGAGAGCCTGTCACACCGTTTACGGGACCTTCAGCAACAAATCAAGAAAGCGTTAGAACTGCTAAGAGACAGGAAGGCTGGTAAGGCTCAGCTTTCTACTTTAAGGTCAGCAGCTTATGAGTACACATCGGGAGACGTAGTTCTAACCATGAGATGGCACTGTTGCTTATGCAGTTGGGGTCTTCTGGCATGCAGCCCGGTGTCCCTGGGGACTTGAGCTTCAGGTTTTTTATACCCCTGATGCGGGTGTTAATCTAAGTCACACGTTGTTCCATAGTAACTGAAAGAACTCAGGGTAACATTGGAGTTATGCATTCCCAGGCCTTGCTTTCCTGGAGTGAGTCAGGCCAACACTGCGTTAGAATAAGCAGGGTTGCAGATGAAGTCAATGTTGAATCCTAACCAAATCCAAATCTAGCTGTGTAAGATGCAAAGATGAGATTGGACTGATTTTATTTCATGGATCGTGGAAAGCTGGAGAATGGCCAGTAGGATGAATTTTATACCCTGTTTTGTTATAGATCAGGCTATCAAAATGCTCCTGAAGTGTCAGATGGATGCTGGAAACTTCTTGTCTCCAGGGCATTTGCTGATGGGAGAGATGGAGGATCATCTGGCACAGGTCTATGCTACTCTTGGTATGGCATTGTCTTCTCATTATCTTTAGTTTTCTGAACTTTGAATTTAACATGACTAGCTTTTTCTCTGACTAGccctttcacttttttcctactGCATTTCTCTAGTTTTGACAAACAGAAAGACTACTTTAGCCAAAACTGGGTTCCCAGCAGCCAGTGAACAATAATGTGATCTCATGTTCTTCTAGATTCCCTGTCCTGGTTCTGAGGTCAGCAGCCTCCCAAGAATGCTGTGGACATagtttttcactttttgcaTAATTCTCTCAGATTTTGGGTGGC encodes the following:
- the SMYD4 gene encoding SET and MYND domain-containing protein 4 isoform X2, which codes for MALPVEEWRLYAARCWAALEPVLRERLAAASLHDTLRLGCGLLRPEATAVLRRLCRRAPAGKEPAAARFYREEGNRLFGRRHYGTAVRLYSQAASHEPPGSPEVSVCFANRSAALFHLRCFEVCLEDIARAESHGYPDRLLPKVLLRKAECLLCLGRLQDAADALSVVENKIAMDGIMTSPTHQTLLKKLSQLKIKIHEKESCPEPARETCGDIQRKSEIWEENDSISGASSSLSLNFDRERGRHLVASQDILPGQSLLKEEAFVSVLCPGESRLLQDSSETVWDTRVTNADLYCHRCLRQLLASVPCRGCSYAKYCSQSCADMAWEQYHRTECSLGALLLTLGVFCHVALRTVLLAGFAEVSRMVECSHDDDRDLHNPEARCKHLSEAPDTGAGTRSIPGCNDNGQYQSSYQAVFNLLHHAEKHSPEHKFLCMLSAVAVCKQLQEAGLEAAVLNQESSEKWSKPKTCEKTSGELSLELKTMAEAMLRHMLQLQCNAQAITVMQESGSGDSAVVNKKPVRLATALFPVLSLLNHSCCPNISVLFSGTAATVRASQPIPSGQEIFHCYDQAIKMLLKCQMDAGNFLSPGHLLMGEMEDHLAQVYATLGKWQEAARHLERSIEIVEMHHGPSSVEMGHELFKLAQILFNGFAVSEALSTIQRAEEILSVHCGPQSTQIQELQEMKTCLSELPRSILQRT
- the SMYD4 gene encoding SET and MYND domain-containing protein 4 isoform X1, giving the protein MALPVEEWRLYAARCWAALEPVLRERLAAASLHDTLRLGCGLLRPEATAVLRRLCRRAPAGKEPAAARFYREEGNRLFGRRHYGTAVRLYSQAASHEPPGSPEVSVCFANRSAALFHLRCFEVCLEDIARAESHGYPDRLLPKVLLRKAECLLCLGRLQDAADALSVVENKIAMDGIMTSPTHQTLLKKLSQLKIKIHEKESCPEPARETCGDIQRKSEIWEENDSISGASSSLSLNFDRERGRHLVASQDILPGQSLLKEEAFVSVLCPGESRLLQDSSETVWDTRVTNADLYCHRCLRQLLASVPCRGCSYAKYCSQSCADMAWEQYHRTECSLGALLLTLGVFCHVALRTVLLAGFAEVSRMVECSHDDDRDLHNPEARCKHLSEAPDTGAGTRSIPGCNDNGQYQSSYQAVFNLLHHAEKHSPEHKFLCMLSAVAVCKQLQEAGLEAAVLNQESSEKWSKPKTCEKTSGELSLELKTMAEAMLRHMLQLQCNAQAITVMQESGSGDSAVVNKKPVRLATALFPVLSLLNHSCCPNISVLFSGTAATVRASQPIPSGQEIFHCYGPHRCRMRVAERQQLLSQYFFECRCQACLDELESDVKSVVSMRNSFCCPSCRAPVQGEEMLSCSNEACAISVSRESLSHRLRDLQQQIKKALELLRDRKADQAIKMLLKCQMDAGNFLSPGHLLMGEMEDHLAQVYATLGKWQEAARHLERSIEIVEMHHGPSSVEMGHELFKLAQILFNGFAVSEALSTIQRAEEILSVHCGPQSTQIQELQEMKTCLSELPRSILQRT